GTGGGTCAAATCGCCGATGGTGGTGAATTCGGCCATCCTCGCGCCGCCCTTGAGCGTGTGCAGATGCCGCTGCAACATGCCGATGGCGGTCAGCGCCTCGCCTTCCGACGATTCCCACGCGGCCACCGCGGATTCCGCCCCCTCCATCAGCTCGTCGGCCTCGTCGAGGAATATACCTACCAGTTCGGGATCCAGCGTCTCCACCTTGTCGGGCGGCCCCGCTTCCTGCGGCCTCGACAGGCGCTCGCTCTGCTGATCCAGAACGCTGACCTCGGCATCGGCCAGCGCGCTCAGCGCCTGTTCGCGCAGCACACTGGTGTCGGGCAGGGACGTGCGCTGGGCGACCAGGGCGCTCAGCACGGCGCGCCCTGCATCATTGGCGGCCCCGTAGAGGTCCAGCAGTGAGGCCGAAAGTCCGCGATGGGATTCGACCAGGTGCTTGGCGATCCCTTCGAGAGGCGCAAACACCTCGTGGATTTCGGGCACCCCCGCCGTCTGCGCGCTGCCGTGGATGGTATGCAGCGCACGCAGGAATGCCTCGCTGATCTCGACCGGGCCGGCGGCCCCCCTGGCCGCGCTCAAGAAATCGTCGATCACGGAGAAATGCTGTCTCGATTCGCGCGTATAGATATCGAGCAACACTGGATCCAGCCTCGGCACCTCAGCCGCAGCCTCAATTTCTGGCTCTGGCTCTGGCTCTGGCTCTGGCTCTGGCTCTGGCTCTGGCTCTGGCTCTGGCTCTGGCTCTGGCTCCGGCTCCGGCTCCGGCTCCGGCTCCGGCTCCGGCTCCGGCTCCGGCTCCGGCTCCGGCTCCGGCTCCGGCGAATCGTCCGTCGACATCGTGGTCAGCGTCTCCGAGGCGGCATTTCGCTCGGCGTCGATCTCATCGACGCCAGCCGGCGTCTGCGCAGGTTCGCTTGGCGCTTCCGATGCCTCGACCGGAACAGTCTCGTCCGCCTCTTCTAGCGGCTGCCCGACCCGACCCGCGCGTGCGGCAAGCTGGCGGATGTCGGTGGCGGGCGCAGGCCCGCCCTGCAACTGCACGATCAGCGCCTGCAAAGCCGGAATGGCCTCGTCCAGGAGGGTGAAGTGCATTTCCTGTACCGGTACCCGCTGATCCAGCACCTGGTTGAGCATGCTCTCGAAGGCCCAGGCGAATTCACCCATGCATTCGGCACCGGCGAGACGACCGCTGCCTTTGAGCGTGTGGAACGAACGGCGCAGTTCCTGGAGGGCCGCCAGATCCTGGCGGTCGGCGCGCCAGCGCGGCACCAGCGAAAGTATGCGCTGGTATTCTTCCTCGGCCTCCTCGAGGAATATCTCCAGAATTTCGGGATCCGCATCCGGCTTCAGCATCCGCCAACCGGGCGTTTCCTCGCTCGCCGGTGCGTCGGCGGGCGCCGCCTGCATCTCGAAGGAAACGTCTGGAGCCTTCGGCGGCTCGGGCGCCGGCACGATGGCCGTCACGGCCATATCGTCGAGCGGCTCGGCAGGATCCCAGTCGACCTGCGTTTCATCCACCAGTGCGTCCGTATCCGCAAGCGCGGTAGCGTCGCGGGTCGCGGCAGTGCCCGTCATTTCGCGCAACTGTGCGAGCGCCTCCTCAGCCCGCGCCAGCAACGCCGGCTGACCTGGGCGGCGGCCGGCCCGGGCCTCCAAATACATCTCGATTGCCGTGGTCGCATCGGCCAGCAGATCCAGCCAGGCCGGCTCCGCCGCTACGCTGCCCGCGAGCAACGCCGAGAACTGCTCACGGATTTGTCCCAACGGCGCGACGGGTTCGGACACGCCCATCACCGACAGGGCAGCCGACAGATCGCCCAGGCGATCCGGCACGCCAGCGAGTCCGTCCGGTTCGCTCGGCGATGCAAGATAACCGATCAGGGCTTCCTTGACCTGCCCGATCTCCCGCAGCGCCTCGCCGATTCCGGCGGCCGTGATGTCGTGATGCGGACTCTCGCCGTCGGCCACTGGCGCTTCCCCGCGTCGGCGCGCCAGCAACGCCTGCAGGCTATCCTCGACAGCCAGCATGGTCTCGGCCAGATCAAGCAGCTGTTCGCGGCTGGGCGGCACCTCTCCCTGGCTCATCCGCTCGATATGGCGAGACTGATCGCTCACGCGATCGCGGGCATCACCGAGCCCCAGCATGCCGAGGGTATCACCGATGCGGCGCATGCGTTCCGCCACCGCGCCGATATCCGACAGCGTCACGTTCTCTGCATGGGTATAGATTTCTAGCCGGTCGCGAACGTCGGCCAGATCCTCGCGGATTGCGTTCGACACCGTTTCCAGCAACTTGAGATTCGGCGCAGACAATTCGCGCTGCGCCGCTTCGAGCGTCAATGTGCGCGGCAACAGCTCGTCGAGGTGGAACGTTTCCTGGACGGCCTCGACGCGCGGACTGGTGGTTTCCGCGCGCGCGACATAAAAAAGCAGGTTCTTGAGCAGTTCGTCGCCCAACCCCGCAGCGAAGGCGGTTTCGCCCTGATCGATCAGACGTTTGATCTCCCGGTCCACGCGACCCAGCAACAACTTGACCGCCACCGGCAACTCGACCCGATTCGCACCCTCGAGCATTGCGCCGGCCACCCACCAGAAACGCTTGGCGGCCGCTTCGCCGGCGGCACCTTCCAGGGCATCGACCACTTCGAGCATGCGCGACAGGGATTTCTCGACATCCTGCTCGCGGAAAAGACCCAGCAGACCCAGTTGGTACTGGTGGCGCCTGCGCTTGGCCTCCAGAGCCACGCGAGACGCATTTTCGACCGTGGCGGTGAGCGTTTCGGGGCCTTCGTTCGCCAAATCCGGCAGAAAGACCACGGCTTCCGACAGCAGTTCCGCATCACGCGCGGCGCGCAGGTCGTTGAGAAGCGACAGAATCACGATCGGCGTGTCGGGATGTCCGGACTGCACATACTCAAGGTAATCGGGCAATTGCAGCACGGCGGCGGACAAGACCCCCAGCCCGGCATCGACGTTGCCGACGCGGTCGCCGAGCAGGGCGTCGCCAAGGGCCTCCATCTCCTCCGCCAGCATCACGGCCCCGGCGAGATTGACCACCTGCAGCGTGCCCCTCACCTGACGAAGCAGCTTGACGGTCTGTTTCAGGCGCTCCTGATCGCGGTTGCCATCTTCGATATACGATTCGAGCGACTGCCTAGCGCGATCCAGCAAGGCATCGAGCTCAGGCTTGACCCAGCCGAGCACATCAAATTCGACGGTCGTTTCGTGCTTCATTGGCAAACCACCCTTTCATCCGGGCCGGAATACGGCCGGTCGCCGCCCGCGGGATCAGGCGGCCTCGATATCCGAAGCACCGCCATCGTCGAGTACGACCGTGTCCGTATCCTCGCTGTCCGGCAGCTTGAAGCCGGCCACCGTGCGCCGCAGCTCGGCGGCAAGCTCGGTCAACTGACCGATCGACTGGGCCGTCTCGTGCGTGCTATCCGAGGTCTGCATCGTGATTTCCTGGATCACGTTCATGGTATTGGTCACGTTCGCCGCCACCGCCGCCTGCTGCCGTGCGGCACTGGCGATGGTCATGATCTGCTTGGCCAGCTGGTTCGACACGCTCTCGATCTCGGCCAGCGCGTCGCCGGCATCGCCGGCCAGCTGCCCTCCCGCCACCACGTTCGAGGTGCTCTGTTCCATCGACAGCACCGCCTCGCTGGTGTCGGCCTGAATGGCCTTGACCAGCGCCTCGATCTGGCGCGTGGCGTTGGCGGAGCGCTCCGCGAGGCGCTGGACTTCGTCGGCCACCACCGCGAAGCCGCGACCGGCCTCGCCCGCTGCAGACGCCTGGATGGCGGCGTTCAGCGCCAGGATGTTGGTCTGGTCGGCGATGTCGTTGATAAGGCCGACGATGTCGCCGATTTCCTGCGAGCTTTCGCCCAGACGCTTGATGCGTTTGGCGGTGTCCTGGATCTGTTCGCGGATGGTGTCCATGCCGTCGATGGAACGTCGCACCGTGGCGGCGCCCTTGGCCGCGATCTCGACCGATTTCTTGGCCACGTCCGCCGACGACATGGCGTTTTTGGACACCCGCTCGATGGAGTCCGCCATGTCCGTGACGGCCGCCGAGGCGGAAGCGATCTCGCGCGCCTGATGGCCGCTGGCGTCGGCCAGGCGCAGCGCCGTGGTCTGCGTCTTCTCGGCCGCGGTCGCCACCTGCACAGAGGTCTGGTTGATGGTGGTCACCAGGCTGCGCAGCGCGTCGATGGCGTAGTTGACCGAGTCGGCGATGGCGCCGGTGATGTCCTCCGTCACCGTGGCGTGGACCGTGAGGTCGCCCTCGGCAAGGTTGGTCATTTCGTCGAGCAATCGTAGGATCGCGCGCTGGTTACGCCGGTTCTGCTCGGTGGTCACCGCCAGACGACGCTGTGAGTCGCGATACATCAGGGCACCCAGCAGGATCAGTACCAACAGCGCCAGACCGCCGAGTACGTAGCCGGCGAGATCGATCAGGCCCAGACGGCTGTAGTGGGTTCTCAGCGCGTTTGCCAGATCGCCGGTGGCACCCAGCAACTGCGGCGAATTGGCCTGCAGCCGCGCGGAGGCGTTCTTGATCGCAAACAGTCGGGGCGCCAGTTCGAGAATCGTGGCCACATGGTCGCTCACCGAGCTGAACAGCATCGCGATCTGGCGCAGGATTTCACGCGTCTGCTCATCCTTGACCGCCACGATTTTCATGGAGGCGTTGCCGGTCAGCAATCCCTGAAGGACGTTGCCGAAAAGTGTCGCGTCGCGGCCGAACTGGTCGGCGGCGGTGGACGCGCCTTCGCCGCCTTGCAGCACCCGCGCCAGACTGTTCTGGATGCGCAGCGCGAGCAGTGTCTGACGCTCGGCCACGTAGATTTCCTGCGGGCTCGCTCCGTGCTTCACCAGCGCGGTCGTCACCTGATCCGAATAGGCCAGCAGCTTGGGCACGTACTGGTTGACGTCGTGCACGTATCGGGTGATGTCGGCGACCGCCTGCTTGCCCTTGAGGATCGAGTCGAGACCATCGCGATAGGTCTGCCACATCGTGTCGAGGCGCTCATACTGCGGCCGCAGCGTGCCCGGCAGCACCGGACCGGGTCCCTTGCCGTCCAGGTTGTACTCGCGCATCGTGGCGTCGAAGCGGTCGCGCTGTTCCGCCAGGCGCTTGAAAGCCATCTGATTGCCGCTTGCGGCCTCCAGCGCCGTGGCGGCGAGCTGCTGGGAAAGCAACTGCTGCTCGGCATTGAGGTGCGTAAAGCGCTGATAGTGCCGCTGCTGGATCGCGGTATAAACGAAGGCCGCACCCGCCAACAGCAGGAAAAGCAGCAGCAGGGCGAACAGGAGCGCAAAGCGTCGGCTGAGCCCGATCTTCTGCCGATCCGTCTTTGTCGGTGACTTCATGCGTATTTCTCCAAGCTGACAATCGGTTCCGGACCCCGGAACCGCTCGCACCATGCACCGCGCGAAAGGCGGCTCACAATGCTGCGTCCTGGAACGCCGGATCGTTCACCAGGCGCCTGATACTGAAAACCGGTTTGACCATGCCCTGATCGAGAAACCCCTCGACCACGCAGGCCTCGAGAGGAGGCGGCAACGAGGGTGTGTCGCCGGTGCGCTGCGTCTCCAGGAAGTGGCGCATTCCGATGACCGTGTCCACGCGCAGGCCCACCAGCGACCCGCCATGGCGGATCACCAGCAATCGCCCCGCCTCCGTCGCGGATGCATCCGTGGCAAACAGGTATCGCCGCAAATCGATGATCGCCACCAGGTTGCCGCGCATGTTGGCCAGTCCCATTACCCAGGGCTTCACGCCGGGCAGGCGCGCGACCGGGAGCATATCGCCGATTTCCGCCACCTCGCTCATCGGCGCCACCAGCTCGTAGCCGGCGAGATTGAACAGCACGCCCGACCATTGCTGCTGCTGGGCCTCGGCGACCGGCAGGCCGGGAGAGGCCACGCGGCACTTGCGCTCCAGCTGCACCAGATAATCGTAGGGCGAACGTTGCTCGATGGCGGACATGGATCGGAACCGCCGCTCAGGACGCCAACAGGCCCTTGACCCGCTCCACCAGATCCTTCTCCTTGGCAGGCTTGACGATATAGTCGCGCGCGCCCTGCCGGATGGCCCAGACCTTGTCGGTTTCCTGATCCTTGGTGGTCACCATGATGATCGGGATCTTCGAGGTTTCCGGCTCGCGCGCTAGCTGGCGGGTCGCCTGGAAACCGTTGAGTCCGGGCATGACCACATCCATCAGCACGAGATCGGGCTTGAGGCGGCGCGCGATATCGACGCCTTCTTCACCGCTTTGCGCTGCCGTGACCTGGAATCCGTTCTTCTCCAGCATGCCCTTGATGACATGCAGCTCGGTAGGCGAATCGTCCACTACCAATATATGCGCCATCGCTTCCTAGTCTCCTGTGGCCTTGGCCGTCTATGCACTCTGAATGAATTTATTCTAATTCGTACCGCCACGTCTCGACGGTGCTCGTCACGAGTCCGGCAGGGCCTGGACGCTCATGTAAATTTTCTGATTGCGTCGAGCAAGTCATCCCGCGTAAAGGGCTTGGTCAGATATTCCTCCGAGCCGACGATGCGGCCGCGCGCCTTGTCGAAAATGCTGTCCTTGCTGGACAGCATGATCACAGGCGTCTTGCGGAAAGCGCCATTTTGCTTGATCAGCGCGCAGGTCTGATACCCGTCCAGTCGCGGCATCATGATATCGACGAAAATGATATCCGGGCGGAATTCCGCGATTTTGGCCAGCGCCTCGAAGCCGTCGTTGGCGGTCACCACTTCGCACCCTTCTTTCTTGAGCAGGGTTTCGGCGGTACGCCGGATGGTCTTGCTGTCGTCGATCACCATCACCCTGAGGGGCGCGTCTCCGGCATCGGCTCTCGCCGCACCGTCGACCTGCTTGGCATCCGTCACGCTCAACTCATCACCCCCGCTGGCCGCTACGCCTAACATGACGTCCGAATGTACCCCATCTGCCGAGCGAGGCGCAAACGCCCCTCGCAAGCCTGCGCCGGGACACGGTCATGCGCTAGACTCTGGATCCCCGATGTGCCTCCCATCCACCGTCACGAGCTATCCCATGCCCACCCGCCACCTTGCCGTCCTCATGGACCCCATCAGCCGGATCAATATCAAGAAGGACAGCACCTTCGCCATGATGCTCGCCGCCCAGCGCCGCGGATGGACGCTCGAATACCTCGAACAGGGCGATCTGTATCTACGCGACGGCCGTGTCCACGCCGCCTGCCGCCCAGTCGAGGTACGCGACGACCCTGCGGACTGGTTCACGCTAGGCGACGCGGTCGATCGACCGCTGGCTGAGATATCCGCTGTGATGATGCGCAAGGACCCGCCCTTCGACCTCGAATATCTGTATAGCACCTATCTGCTGGATCTGGCCGAGCGCGAGGGCTGCCTCGTGATCAACCGCCCGTCCAGCCTGCGCGACGCCAACGAGAAACTGTTCACCGCCTGGTTCCCGCAATGCACCGTGCCGACGCTGGTCAGTCGCGACATGGGCAGACTGCGCGCCTTCGCCAAGGGATTCGGCGACATCATCCTCAAACCGCTCAACGGCATGGGCGGCGAATCCATCTTTCGCGTACGCGCGGGCGACCCCAATACCAGCGTCATCCTGGAGACCATCACCGAACGCGGCCGACGCACGGTGATGGCGCAACGCCTGATCCCCGAATACGTCGACGGCGACAAGCGCATTCTGTTGATCGATGGCGAGCCGGTGCCCTACGCGCTGCTCCGCGTGCCGGCGCCCGGCGAGTCGCGCGGCAATCTGGCCGCAGGCGGCCAGGGCGTGGCGGTGCCGCTGAACGAACGCGACCGCTGGATCTGCGCCGAGGTGGCGCCCGAGCTGCGTCGTCGCGGGCTGCTGTTCGTCGGCCTCGACGTCATCGGCGACTATCTCACCGAAATCAACGTCACCAGCCCGACTTGCATCCGCGAGCTGGACGCGGCGCATGGCCTCGATATCGCCGGCCAGCTCATGGAAGTCGTCGAAAACCGGCTCGCACGGCCGCGCGCATAGGCATAGGCGACTAGTCGCTCGCACCGACGGCGGGTACACTGCTCCCGGAAAACGAACGCGGCCTGCATGAAAAATACGACTCCGCCAGCGCCCATCACCGACAAGGACCGCCTCGGCCTGACCCTGTTCCTGGCGGTCGCGGTGCACGGCATTCTGATCCTCGGCCTGTCGTTCAAGGCCCTCTCGGAACAGGTGCAGCGGCAGCCGCCCGCGCTCAACGTGCTGTTGGTGCAGACTGCCGCCGACAAGGCGCCCAAGGAAGCCAACTACATCGCCCAGGCCAATCAACGGGCCAGCGGCAGCAGCGATCGGGCCGGGCACCCCGGACGCCCCTTCTTCGCGCTCAACCCGAACCGCACCGACGGCGTGGCGCCGGTCCCGCAAATGGCGATGACCCCGCCGGCCACCGCCGAACACAAGCACCGCGATGTGCTCACCAGCGACAACGCCGACTACAGCCTGCCTCCCGAGGCCCGCACCCGCGGCCCCCGCAGCCAGGCCACGCCCGACAACCAGCGCCTGCTTCAGCTACAGCTCGAACAGGCCAGGCTGACCGCCGAAATTCGCCGCGAAACAGAGGATTACAACCAGCGCCCGCGTCGCCTGTTCCTGGATACGGTCAATGCCAAGACCGCGGTCGAGGCCGGCTATCTCGCCCACTGGGTGCGCCGCGTGGAACGCGTCGGCAACCTCAATTATCCCGACGCCGCGATCCGCGACCGCCTGCACGGACGCCTGATCCTCAACGTTCTCATCTCCCATACCGGGCACGTCCTCAAGATCGTAGTGGCGCAATCCTCCGGCTCCGCCGTGCTCGACGACGCTGCCAAGCGCATCGTGCGCCTGGCCTCGCCCTTCCCGCCCTTTCCGGCCGCCATGCGCAAACAGTACGACCAGCTGATGATCACCCGTACCTGGATATTCCGAAGCGGAGAGCTGCGCACCACGGCGAATCGCTGAGTCGCGTCGGCTTGCCAGCACATTGCCGGCCACCGGATACTATGCGCATGGCGCCCATCGATTCCCTCTCCAACCACTTCCTGATCGCGATGCCGCGGCTCGAGGATCCAAACTTCACGCGCACGCTCACGCTGATCTGCGAACACTCCGAAGAAGGCGCGATGGGCGTGGTCGTCAACCGCCCGCTCGACCTCGGCCTCGGCGAGCTGCTCGAACACATGCGGATCGAAAGCACGGACGCGTCGCTGCAGGAACGCCCCGTCCACTATGGCGGCCCGGTCGAACAGGAACGCGGCTTTGTCCTGCACCGCCCGCTCGGCGACTGGGGCACCACCATCAAGCTGACGCCCACGCTGGGGCTGACGGCCTCGCGCGACATTCTCGCCGCGATGGCCCGCGACGGCGAACCGCGGGACGCCATGGTGTTGCTCGGCTACGCTGGCTGGGGTCCCGGCCAGCTCGAAGCCGAACTCACCGGCAACGCCTGGCTGACCCTGCCCGCGGAGGAATCGATCCTGTTCGAGACCGCCACCGCACAGCGCTGGGAAACCGCCGCCAGCCGCCTAGGCGTCGACCTCAACCTCGTGACCGGCGATATCGGCCATGCCTGAACGGACGACGCAGCGGCAATGACGGCAGGCGGCACGGTTATGAGCTTCGATTACGGCACCCGACGCACCGGCGTGGCGGTCGGCCAGCGCATCACGGGTACGGCGCGCCCGCTGACCACGCTCGGCATGCCCGGCGGCCAACCGGACTGGCCAGCCATCGATCGGCTGATGCGCGACTGGGCGCCCAGCGACGTGGTCGTAGGCCGCCCCACCCGCATGGACGGCAGCGTGACGCCGCTGACCACGGCGGCCGAAGGCTTCGCCGCCGCGCTGGGCCGCCGCTACGACCTGCCGGTCAGTCTGATCGACGAACGCCTGAGCTCCCGCGAGGCTGAAACCGAACTGCGCCGCCAGCGCGGCGACGGCAGCCGCGGCCCCATCCGCAAGCCCGACATCGACCAGGAGGCCGCGGCCGTGCTGCTGCGCGACTACCTGGCCTCGATCCCGCTTCCATCCGCCCCGAATCGCAGCGAGACCCCATGAATTCGAGTACCCGCCTGCCCGACGTCGAGCCGCTGCTCGACCACATGGCCGACGCCCTGCGCGCGCCCCTGGCCGAACACGAGGGTCAGGCCCATCTGATCGGGATCCACACCGGCGGCGTATGGGTCGCCGGGGGGCTGCACCGGCGCCTCGATCTCGACCAGCCCATGGGCACCCTCGACATCACCTACTATCGCGACGACCTCGCACACGGCGGGCTGCACCCGCACATCCGCCCTTCGCGCCTGCCCTGGAGCGTCGACGGCCAACTGGTGATCCTGGTCGACGACGTGCTGCATACCGGCCGGACCGTACGCGCCGCGCTCAACGAAATCTTCGACTTCGGCCGTCCCGCCCGGGTGCTGCTCGCGACCCTGATCGACCGCGGCGGCCACGAACTGCCGATCGCGGCCGACGTCGTCGGCGCGCGCTACGACGATCTGGCGCCGACGCAGCGCATCAAGCTCAACGGCCCCGAACCACTGACGCTGACCCTGAGCGAGCGGGAGGTGCCGACGCCATGAACGCCCTGCCCGCGCCTCACCGCCCGGGGCCGCTGCCCACGCGCATGCAACTGGAAGACGGGCGGCTGCGCCACCTGCTGACCATCGAAGGACTCGGACGCCCCCTGATCGAGCAGATTCTGGACAATGCCGAGTCCTTCGCCGGCATGAACGACCAGGGCGTGAAGAAACTGCCGCTGCTGCGCGGCAAGACGGTCGCCAATCTGTTCTTCGAGGCCAGCACGCGCACCCGCACCACCTTCGAACTGGCCGCCAAGCGGCTCTCGGCCGATGTGCTCAGCCTCAACATGAATGCCTCCGCGACGACCAAGGGCGAAACCCTGCTCGATACCCTGCGCAACCTCGAGGCGATGCAGTGCGACATGTTCGTGGTGCGCCACGCGGACAGCGGCGCGGCCCATTTCATCGCACGCCACGTGGCCCCGCACATCAGCGTGCTCAACGCCGGCGACGGGCGCCACGCCCACCCCACGCAGGCCCTGCTTGACGTCTTCACCATCCGTCGCCACAAAGGCGAGCTCTCGAAGCTGCGCGTGGCCATCGTGGGCGACGTGCTGCATTCGCGCGTGGCCCGCTCGCAGATCCACGCGCTCAACACCCTCGCCACCGGCGAAGTGCGGGTCATCGGTCCGCGCACCCTGCTGCCCGCCGCCGTCGAACAGCTCGGCGTGCAGGTTTATCACAACATGGAACAAGGCCTGAAGGACGTGGATGTGATCATCATGCTGCGCCTGCAGAAGGAACGCATGCAGGGCGCCTTCATCCCTAGCGAGCACGAATACTTCCAGCGCTACGGGCTGGACGCCAGACGCCTGGCACTGGCCCACCCGGAGGCGATCGTGATGCATCCCGGGCCGGCCAACCGCGGCGTCGAAATCGCCTCGGAGGTCGCCGACGGACCGCATTCCGTGATCCTGCGTCAGGTGACCTACGGCCTGTCCGTGCGCATGGCGGTGATGAGCATGGTCATGGGCGTCAACCCACAGGTGCGCGCATGAGGCGCCTGATCCAGGGCGGACGCGTCATCGACCCGGCCGCCGGCATCGACCGAATCGCCGACCTCGCCATCGCCGACGGCCGCATCGTCGGCCTCGACATGGCCGACTTCCAGCCCGACGAACGCATCGACGCGCGCGGACTCTCGGTCATCCCGGGGCTGGTCGACCTCGCCGCGCGCCTGCGCGAACCGGGCCAGGAACACAAGGCCACCGTCGCCTCCGAATGCCGAGCGGCGGCGGCCGGCGGCATCACCACCGTGTGCGCCATGCCGGACACCGTGCCCCCCATCGACAGCCCGGCCGACGTCCGCCTGGTGCGGCAAAAGGGCCGCAACGCACATGCCGCCCGCGTGGCGGTGATCGGCGCGCTGACCCAGGGCCTTGACGGCCACCACCTGACCGAAATGGCCGCCCTGCGCGACGCCGGCTGCGTGGCCGTGAGCAACGCCCTGCATCCGCTCGCCAGCCCGCTGATCCTGCGCCGCGCTCTCGAATACGCCGCCAGCCTCGACCTGATCGTGGTCGTGCAGCCGCTCGAACGCGCACTGATGCCGGAAGGCTGTGCGCACGAAGGACCGGTCGCCTCGCGCCTCGGCCTGCCGGGCATCCCAGTGGCGGCCGAGACCGCCGCCCTGGGCCAGATCCTGGCGCTGGTCGAGCAGACCGGCGCGCGCGTGCACTTCGGCCGCCTGTCCAGCGCCGCCGGCGTCCGCGCCCTGCAGCGCGCCATCGCCGACGGTCTGCCGGTCAGCGGCGATGTGGCCGCGCACCAGCTGTTCCTCACCGAGATGGACGTGGCCGACTTCAACGCCCTGTGCCACGTGCTGCCGCCGCTGCGCAACAGCCGTGACCTGGAGGCGCTGCGCGCCGGCGTCGCAGACGGCACCCTCTGCGCCATCTGCTCCGACCACCAGCCGCACGAGGACGATGCCAAGCTGATGCCTTTCCCCGCCACCGAACCCGGCATCTCCTCGCTGGAAACCCTGCTGCCGCTCTGCCTGCGTCTGGTCGACGAGGGCCAGCTGACGCTGCCCGAGGCCATTGCGCGCGTCACCTGCCGGCCGGCAAGGGCGCTGGGCCTGCGCGCCGGCAGCCTCGCCGCGGGTGCCGCCGCCGACGTGTGCGTGTTCGATGCCGACGCCGAATGGACCCTGGACGTCGAGCAGCTGCACAGTCGCGGCCGCAACACGCCCTTCCAGGGCTGGGCGCTACGCGGCCGCGTGCGCCACACCCTGGTGCGCGGCGAGCCGGTCTACCAATCCTCTGCAGACAGCGATCCGCACGCATGAATGCCAAACCGCACCGCAACACCATCTTCGTCGAGGACGCCACGGTGCTGTCGCACCAGGCGCATGACGCCGGCCAGTACATCCTGCGCGTGCAGGCGCCCCGCTGCGCGGCGCACGCGGAACCCGGCAGCTTCGTGCACCTGAGCTGCGACCCCATGCTGCCGCTGCGACGCCCGCTGTCGATCATGCGCGTCGATCCCGAGGCCGGCTGGGTGGAATTTCTCTACAAGGCCGTGGGCTACGGCACCGGCCTGCTCGCCCGCCGCGCGAAGGGCGACACGATCAGCCTGATGGGGCCGATCGGCCGCCCCTTCGCGCCGCACCCGCAGCGGCGACGCCCGTTGCTGATCGGCGGCGGCGTCGGCATTCCGCCGATGGTATTCCTCGCCGACCGTCTGCGCCGGCAGCCGGATTACAGCCCCTTCGCAATCCTTGGCTCCGAAGTGCCCTTCCCGTTCCGCGCCAAACCCTCGCAGATCATGCTGTCCGGCGTGCCCGAAGGCGTGATCGCGGCGATGCCACTGCTGGAGGACTGGGGCATCCCCTCGCGGCTCGCCAGCCTGCGGGGCTATGCCGGCTGTCACGAGGGCTACGTCACCGATCTGGCCCGCCACTGGCTGGACGGTCTGTCCGCCGAGGCGCGCGCGGAGGTGGAAATCTTCGCCTGCGGCCCGCACCCCATGTTGGCCGCAGTCGCCTCGCTGGCACGCGATTTCGATCTGCCCGCGCAGGTTTCGCTAGAGGAATACATGGCCTGCGCGGTCGGCGGCTGCGCCGGCTGCACCGTGCGAGTGAACACCCCGGAAGGGCCGGCGATGAAGCGCGTATGCGTTGACGGACCCGTGTTCGACGCCGCCATGGTCGCCTTCGG
The Acidihalobacter prosperus DNA segment above includes these coding regions:
- a CDS encoding hybrid sensor histidine kinase/response regulator — protein: MKHETTVEFDVLGWVKPELDALLDRARQSLESYIEDGNRDQERLKQTVKLLRQVRGTLQVVNLAGAVMLAEEMEALGDALLGDRVGNVDAGLGVLSAAVLQLPDYLEYVQSGHPDTPIVILSLLNDLRAARDAELLSEAVVFLPDLANEGPETLTATVENASRVALEAKRRRHQYQLGLLGLFREQDVEKSLSRMLEVVDALEGAAGEAAAKRFWWVAGAMLEGANRVELPVAVKLLLGRVDREIKRLIDQGETAFAAGLGDELLKNLLFYVARAETTSPRVEAVQETFHLDELLPRTLTLEAAQRELSAPNLKLLETVSNAIREDLADVRDRLEIYTHAENVTLSDIGAVAERMRRIGDTLGMLGLGDARDRVSDQSRHIERMSQGEVPPSREQLLDLAETMLAVEDSLQALLARRRGEAPVADGESPHHDITAAGIGEALREIGQVKEALIGYLASPSEPDGLAGVPDRLGDLSAALSVMGVSEPVAPLGQIREQFSALLAGSVAAEPAWLDLLADATTAIEMYLEARAGRRPGQPALLARAEEALAQLREMTGTAATRDATALADTDALVDETQVDWDPAEPLDDMAVTAIVPAPEPPKAPDVSFEMQAAPADAPASEETPGWRMLKPDADPEILEIFLEEAEEEYQRILSLVPRWRADRQDLAALQELRRSFHTLKGSGRLAGAECMGEFAWAFESMLNQVLDQRVPVQEMHFTLLDEAIPALQALIVQLQGGPAPATDIRQLAARAGRVGQPLEEADETVPVEASEAPSEPAQTPAGVDEIDAERNAASETLTTMSTDDSPEPEPEPEPEPEPEPEPEPEPEPEPEPEPEPEPEPEPEPEPEPEPEPEIEAAAEVPRLDPVLLDIYTRESRQHFSVIDDFLSAARGAAGPVEISEAFLRALHTIHGSAQTAGVPEIHEVFAPLEGIAKHLVESHRGLSASLLDLYGAANDAGRAVLSALVAQRTSLPDTSVLREQALSALADAEVSVLDQQSERLSRPQEAGPPDKVETLDPELVGIFLDEADELMEGAESAVAAWESSEGEALTAIGMLQRHLHTLKGGARMAEFTTIGDLTHALETCVARMAERTSSPDEAGFALLHAALDQLSEMLEQARAGGTIYPQMGMIQRLDAYGQSGAAAWMDEADEAPAAQSTPEMPDGAPGAAASTSVPSREAADEAAEAEARGAASDHLRVRAALLDGLVNHAGEVNIYHARLKQQVVGLGYNLAELRQTSTRLREQLRKLELETEAQILFRYEQEHGELPEQNADFDPLELDRYSNMQQLSRALAESVSDLSSIEELMADQLRDAETLLLQQARVSTDLQDGLMRTRMVRVGGLSSRLNRVVRQTAAELGKRVTLDFEGAEHEVDRTILDHLVAPLEHMLRNAVAHGIELPAARREAGKPEQGRIVVRFSREGSEIVVVVEDDGRGIDAEAVKRRATAQGLIDAGTELDDEQTLQLILETGFSTATEVNQIAGRGVGMDVVAREVRQLGGVLSIGSELGRGARFTLRLPFTLTITQALLAQSAEDLYAVPLSGIEGVVRLPTRVLGEFFASEEPVYEYLGNRYRLKRLDALFGDKPGLLPDHEGVYRPVLMLRSGEQRIALMVDGLLGSREVVVKTLGAQLSKLRGVAGATILGDGRVVLILDVPSLVRLASISLIRSEGGDEALQPSSGHEMPARQTVMVVDDSITIRKVTARMLGRGDYEVMSARDGMDAVAQLDERTPDLILTDIEMPRMDGYELASYLRNDARFRDIPVIMITSRSGEKHRQRALELGVDRYLGKPYQEQELMDNIRELLAGRGA